One stretch of Corynebacterium imitans DNA includes these proteins:
- a CDS encoding ABC transporter permease produces the protein MHNNAHTDTNANRAVARRGQEYFVAETDETGLGAVDAVPDDRAPSNQWTEAWHVLRRRPLFWVSAILILLAVAIALFPGLFASVDPRECMLSRSLNPAEPGHPFGFDRQGCDIYSRTIYGARASVTVGVLTTLIVTLLGTLIGAVAGFYGGIWDTLLSRLTDIFFAVPLVLAAIVVMSMMKGHRSIWMVVFALSMFGWTQIARITRGAVMSVKNEEFVTAARALGASNPRIIISHILPNAAAPIIVYATVALGTFIVAEATLSFLGIGLPTTVVSWGGDISAAQASLRTQPMVLFYPAIALALTVLSFIMMGDAVRDALDPKARKR, from the coding sequence ATGCATAACAACGCACACACAGACACCAACGCGAACCGGGCTGTGGCCCGACGCGGCCAGGAATACTTCGTCGCCGAGACAGATGAGACCGGCCTCGGCGCAGTCGACGCGGTTCCCGACGACCGCGCGCCCTCGAACCAGTGGACCGAAGCGTGGCACGTGCTGCGCCGCCGCCCTCTGTTCTGGGTCTCCGCGATCCTGATTCTGCTGGCCGTGGCGATCGCGCTGTTCCCCGGCCTGTTCGCCAGCGTCGACCCGCGCGAGTGCATGCTGTCGCGCTCGCTGAACCCCGCGGAGCCCGGCCACCCCTTTGGCTTTGACCGACAGGGCTGCGATATTTACTCGCGCACGATCTACGGGGCGCGCGCCTCTGTGACCGTTGGCGTGCTTACCACGCTGATCGTGACCCTGCTGGGCACGCTCATCGGCGCGGTCGCCGGTTTCTACGGCGGGATCTGGGACACGCTGCTGTCGCGTCTGACCGACATCTTCTTCGCCGTGCCGCTCGTGCTGGCCGCGATCGTGGTCATGTCCATGATGAAGGGACACCGCTCCATCTGGATGGTGGTCTTCGCCCTGTCGATGTTCGGCTGGACGCAGATCGCGCGTATCACCCGCGGCGCGGTGATGAGCGTGAAGAACGAGGAGTTCGTCACCGCCGCCCGCGCGCTGGGAGCGAGCAACCCGCGGATTATCATCTCCCACATCCTGCCGAATGCGGCGGCCCCGATCATCGTGTACGCCACGGTGGCGCTGGGCACGTTCATCGTGGCGGAGGCGACCCTGTCCTTCCTGGGCATCGGCCTGCCTACCACGGTGGTGTCGTGGGGTGGCGATATTTCGGCGGCGCAGGCGTCGCTACGCACCCAGCCGATGGTGCTGTTCTACCCGGCAATTGCTTTGGCACTGACCGTGCTGAGCTTCATCATGATGGGCGACGCCGTGCGCGACGCCCTTGACCCGAAGGCGAGGAAGCGATGA